The genomic stretch AAATAGTCTGTTTTGTAACCATAATACACTTCCTTCACAGCTTCACACATTCTCGGCTTCACCTAGTTTATATACATTTTTTACCCACTTTTGCCCATTCAATCTATGAATGCACCAGAAGGATTTAATAATAAAATCCATACGCAGGCAGAAATATACTGCATACGGCGGCCAATTCCATACCAACCCCGCGAAATAGCCAAGAGGTATGGAGGCTATCCATAGGAAAAGTACATCTGCCAGCATAAGGAATTTCGTATCACCGCCGCCTCTCAGGACACCCTTTGTCATGACAGATTGTATAGACTGGAAAACTACAATAAATGCAACAGCAAACATAAGCTGCTTAGCAATTTCTTTTGTCTCAGGTGCAATATTGTAGAAGTTAATAACAAACGGATTAATTAGTGTAATTATTAACCCAGCAAGAACTCCGATTATTGCACTGAGTACCAGGAAAGTAACACCCTGGGCATGAGCTTTTTCGTATTCACCCTTGCCGATAGTGTTGCCGGTTATAACTCCGCTGGCATTTGCTATTCCCATGATAAATACAGTGCTTATCTGCACTGTTACCGTAGTTATTGCATTGGCAGCTACCATCTGCGCTCCCATTCTGCCCATGATCATGGCCAGTGCACTATTGCCGAAGGTAAGAAAAGCATCACTGACTATTACCGGAGCCCCAACATGCAAGTATTCTTTGACAATCGAAGCATTCAATTTCTGAAATAAGAATTTAAGCTTATATTGAATCTTCTTGTCAAAGAAAAGGAGATATCCAAAAGTAACACCAAATTCAAACAGTCTTGCCAGAAGTGTACCTATTGCTGCCCCAGCAATTTCAAGTCTTGGTGCACCAAGCTTTCCGAATATGAAAATCCAGTTAAAAAACACATTTATAAAGAAGGTGCAGCAAGTTGTATAAAACGCTAATCTTACAACCCCCACTGTCCTCAAAACGATAGTTGTTGTAAGACTCAGACCATGGAACAGGTAGACAAAGGCAATTATCTGCAGATATCTGGCACCATTTTCAATAACCGCTGCATCATTGGTATAAAAAGCCATAATTTGATATGGGAACAGTAAGGTCAGTATAGAAAACATAATTGCAATTGCTGCGCATATCCTATACATCAAAGCTAATGTCTTGCTTATTGAGTCTCTATCCTTTGCACCCCAGTATTGAGCGGTCATAACCGCCGCACCACCGCCAATGCCCAGACATAGAATATTGAATATAAAATAATATTGGTTGGCAAGTGATGAAGCTGAAAGCTGTATCTCGCCAAAGGAACCAAGCATTATAGTATCCATGAGATTTACGCCTATGTTTATTACCTGCTGTGCCGCTATCGGCAGTGCAATAAATAAAGCAGTTTTATAGAAGTTCTTGTCTCTAACGAATAACTGCAAGTTATCCACCCCATTACTCAAATAAAAAATAAATATATTTAATATATTCTATACTGTCATCTGTGTATACTTTATTTCTATGTCTGCCTCTTTTCAAATTCCGGTCTATTTATGGACAGCATGAGAATATCCTTGTACTTCCCGCGGCTGAATACTGCCATTCTAGCAGTGCCTTCATATATGTATCCGCACTTTTCTGCTGCCCTGCGGCTCCCGATGTTATCTACATCTATGGTAACCTGCAGGCGCATTATCTGCTTGCTTAGGAACAGCCATTTCGTCATCAGGGCAAGAGCTTCCGTACAATAGCCCTTTCCACGGTCCTCAGGGTTGAAGATGACGTATCCTACCTCTAGTCCTACCAAATAATGAGCAGTTTTGAAATACACAATATATCCAAGCATGCGGTCAGTTTCATTTTCACATATCAGCAGACGGCCGTAATCTTCCGCCAGCAAGCCGTTTTCACTGAACTTCTTATTCATTTCGACCTGACTGGTGATATTCAGGGGGAGGTAATCCCCCTTGTATTCAAAATTATTTACATGCTCCACCCAATCCTCTATGTCTTGTTGTTTAAAAGGTCTAAGATAAAGCCTTTCACCTTTTATCATTGTGCATCCATCCCTTCTTAATTCAAACACCTACAGTTTCCATAAATTCAATCCGGAAGGCTCATCAAACGCCCTGTTGATTTCTCCATCCGACACATCTATGGCTAGCTCAGGATAAGCTGGTTAAAAAATATCCTGATATGTCAATAATAACATATCAGGATATTAAAGTAAGTCAATTTCAGAAAGTTTGTATATGAATGTGTCCAAACCACCAGAACAGCAGCACTATCAGTATTGAATTCCCGCGATTGCAATGGTTTGATTTTCCATAAGATTTACATCCTCGTATTCAAAACCGTCACTTTTCTTCTTTATGATGCTTATAAGCGGCCTAAAGGGCATTTCCGCAGGTACCTTTCGTACTACCGCTGTCTGTCCGTCTTTTAGCTTCACAAGGCTCCCTACAGGGTATGGGTTCACCTTTCTGATAAATGCTTTTGTTATTTCCACACTGTAATGCTTATCAGCAACAGACATGATATATTCAAGAGCTTCATTGGCAGGCATTGCTTGACGATATGGCCTGTCAGAGGTCATTGCATCATACATGTCAGCAATCCCGACTATCTGCGTCAAAAGGTGAATCTCTCCACCGCTCTTTCTGTTGGGATAGCCGGAGCCGTCCGCATGCTCATGGTGTCCTAATGTCACAGCCCTTACATAAGAGCTTAAAAATACTTTATCCTTTAGATAGTCATAGCCCTTTGACGGATGGTATAGTAACTGACGTTTGTCTTCCATCGTAAGTGGCTCTTTTTTGTAAAGTACTTCCTTGGGCAGCATGGCCATGCCGATATCATGAAATATGCCCCCCATGAAGAGCTGGTATATCATATCGTTATTCAAACCCATTTCCCAGCCAATCAGCACCGATAGCAGTGCAACATTTATCGCTGAACTGTACAAATAGCTGTTTACATTTTTTATATCAATATACTCCAGCTGTTTTTCCTTAAATCCAGTCATCTCATATATTATATCATCCATAAGGGCTGAAAGCTCAGGCATCATAGCTAATATCGGTATAGGCGCCGGAGTACCATCTGGTTTCACATTACTGGCTGCATCAAAGATTTTTTTTACAAGGTTGTGACCCTTCTGTCTGAGCAAAGGATCAACCAAACGATCAATCTCGCCTGTACTGTGCTGGTCTTTGATGTATACAGAATAAATATGATTCTGGTTTATTCTTTCCACCAGATTGGATGTCAGTTGGGCCCCTGCATTAACAAGTATCCGACCATCTTCATTATAAAGTGCCTCGGATAAAACTGCATCTTCAGGAACACATTTAGTTGGAACAAGTCTCATGTAAATCACCTATTTCTTATTATTTAGTTTGTTATATATATAACATAGATAAGGACTATCTTGGCAAATGCCGAAATAATCCTTTAAAGCAATTTTAAAATTCATTTTCGGCAACCCGGCTGCCATAGCTTGAAGCTTTAGGCCCGCGGCTTTGCGTCTCAATCTTTCGATAGATTTGCTATTTTCGATTGGTTTTTGTGGTTCTATTTCCACGCTTTACATTATACAATAACAGTTCCTAAAATGATATAAACGCAAGCATAAGTAGGGCTTTCGTACCATGCAATTAGGTCTTAGGTCTTAGGTTATAGTCATTGCGGTCTTTCTTATGAGAACTGGACATTCAATTAATATCTATATATAATACGATATATCATATATACTATATTGTTATATGATATATGAGCAATTTTAAAGATGACTCTAATTATTAATAAAGAATGGAGGTTTATGAAATGGAAGATATAGTACTGGACGGGATAAGTAAAGACATAGCAGACATTTTCTACCCTTACATCAAGGTCAGAAGTGATACCTTCTCTGCCCTCGAAAATGACATAGAACCGTTTTTAATGAACTTCTTCAACAGCATAAATTACTTCAAGAACAACCCTGGACACTTTGGTACATATAAAATCAAAAATGATATTTTTAACCGGTCAGTATCCTGGGGATTGGTCAAAGGAAAAGGAAATGATACTGTCGTTTTGATTCATCATAACGATGTAGTTGATATTGAAGATTTTAAAACACTTAAGCCTTATGCCTACTCACCCAGTGAGCTTGAAATAGAGCTCCTGAAGATAAAGGAAGATTTGCTGACGGAGGCAAGGGAAGATCTTGAAAGCGGAGATTACATCTTCGGCAGGGGAACAGCGGATATGAAGGGCGGTGGAGCTATACAGCTTGCATTGCTGAAAAGATATTCAGAGCTTGAGAAGCTTCATGGCAATATTCTACTAATTTCTGTGCCTGATGAAGAAAATCTTTCTGCCGGTATGTTAAGCGCAGTTTTATTGTTGAAAGAATTAAAAGAAAAATACCAGCTCAATTATCTGATGATGATAAATTCGGAGCCC from Clostridia bacterium encodes the following:
- a CDS encoding MATE family efflux transporter; translation: MQLFVRDKNFYKTALFIALPIAAQQVINIGVNLMDTIMLGSFGEIQLSASSLANQYYFIFNILCLGIGGGAAVMTAQYWGAKDRDSISKTLALMYRICAAIAIMFSILTLLFPYQIMAFYTNDAAVIENGARYLQIIAFVYLFHGLSLTTTIVLRTVGVVRLAFYTTCCTFFINVFFNWIFIFGKLGAPRLEIAGAAIGTLLARLFEFGVTFGYLLFFDKKIQYKLKFLFQKLNASIVKEYLHVGAPVIVSDAFLTFGNSALAMIMGRMGAQMVAANAITTVTVQISTVFIMGIANASGVITGNTIGKGEYEKAHAQGVTFLVLSAIIGVLAGLIITLINPFVINFYNIAPETKEIAKQLMFAVAFIVVFQSIQSVMTKGVLRGGGDTKFLMLADVLFLWIASIPLGYFAGLVWNWPPYAVYFCLRMDFIIKSFWCIHRLNGQKWVKNVYKLGEAENV
- a CDS encoding GNAT family protein, whose amino-acid sequence is MIKGERLYLRPFKQQDIEDWVEHVNNFEYKGDYLPLNITSQVEMNKKFSENGLLAEDYGRLLICENETDRMLGYIVYFKTAHYLVGLEVGYVIFNPEDRGKGYCTEALALMTKWLFLSKQIMRLQVTIDVDNIGSRRAAEKCGYIYEGTARMAVFSRGKYKDILMLSINRPEFEKRQT
- a CDS encoding HD-GYP domain-containing protein; translated protein: MRLVPTKCVPEDAVLSEALYNEDGRILVNAGAQLTSNLVERINQNHIYSVYIKDQHSTGEIDRLVDPLLRQKGHNLVKKIFDAASNVKPDGTPAPIPILAMMPELSALMDDIIYEMTGFKEKQLEYIDIKNVNSYLYSSAINVALLSVLIGWEMGLNNDMIYQLFMGGIFHDIGMAMLPKEVLYKKEPLTMEDKRQLLYHPSKGYDYLKDKVFLSSYVRAVTLGHHEHADGSGYPNRKSGGEIHLLTQIVGIADMYDAMTSDRPYRQAMPANEALEYIMSVADKHYSVEITKAFIRKVNPYPVGSLVKLKDGQTAVVRKVPAEMPFRPLISIIKKKSDGFEYEDVNLMENQTIAIAGIQY